A region from the Lycium barbarum isolate Lr01 chromosome 8, ASM1917538v2, whole genome shotgun sequence genome encodes:
- the LOC132604909 gene encoding protein FANTASTIC FOUR 3-like produces MSQGLQSCLDPQILEPHVLMNKMSPPISKISPQDNWSFMQILNNPTSYNYQPDNKENAIYIHPSTKLSSSVMSTRSLNMCTEILGSESGSHFNEIMDERDISRGVQRSKCREFKKRIKKTVNFPPPLTSISGMERVRVKSHREGGRLVLRAVSISACSSYFQAERANDTLRLSWLKGGLTSLKNDSTSYVQDKVEQITEVENVEEAGDGYWKEANSCTKLRSEIGVPRPRRCTEKSRSRSKGISDWGQFWVAIS; encoded by the coding sequence ATGTCTCAAGGGCTGCAATCTTGCCTAGACCCTCAAATTCTTGAACCACATGTTCTAATGAACAAAATGTCTCCTCCCATATCAAAAATTTCTCCACAAGATAACTGGAGCTTCATGCAAATCCTCAACAACCCTACTTCCTACAATTATCAACCCGATAATAAAGAAAACGCCATCTACATTCACCCCTCAACGAAGCTATCTTCATCCGTTATGAGCACGAGAAGCTTGAACATGTGCACGGAGATCTTAGGAAGCGAGTCAGGTAGTCATTTTAACGAAATCATGGATGAAAGAGACATTTCTCGTGGCGTTCAACGATCAAAATGTCGAGAATTCAAGAAAAGAATAAAGAAGACGGTGAATTTTCCGCCTCCATTGACATCAATCAGTGGAATGGAAAGGGTTCGAGTAAAATCTCATCGTGAAGGCGGTCGTTTAGTTTTAAGAGCTGTAAGCATCTCTGCTTGCAGCTCTTATTTCCAAGCTGAGCGTGCAAATGACACGCTCAGACTTTCTTGGTTAAAAGGAGGTCTTACTAGCCTGAAAAATGACAGTACTAGTTATGTACAAGATAAAGTTGAACAAATTACTGAAGTTGAAAATGTTGAAGAAGCTGGTGATGGTTATTGGAAAGAGGCAAATAGTTGCACAAAATTAAGAAGTGAAATTGGGGTTCCAAGACCAAGAAGGTGCACAGAAAAAAGTCGAAGTAGAAGTAAAGGGATTTCAGACTGGGGCCAATTTTGGGTGGCCATTTCCTAA